The DNA window TCCGGGGCATCCAGGCCAGAATGGCGGGCCATGGCTCCAGATCCATTCCGCCCTCCGGAGTTGGCAGCACATACGGGCAGACCGCGCAGTCGGCGATGGTCGGCCGCTCCAGTGCTAGCCAGTCGTGGTTCTGCAAATGCGACTCAAGCCGTTGCAGGGTGCGTTCGGCGCGGTGCTTGGCCATGGCCTTGTCCAGATCGGCCCGAATTTGGGGATCAGTCTCAGCGTGCACAGGCCGTGCTGTGTTTCATTGCAGGTGAAAGAAAGCCATTGCACGATTTCGGCCCGGCCCTCCGCATGAGTGGACCACCAGGTCAGAACTCGATTCAAGGCCTGGGCATTGTCCGGGTGATGCATCATCAGGTGGTTGACGAATTGGCCGGCGGGAGGCTGCTCAGGATTCTGGGCGACTTCGAACCGGAGCCGTTGCCCATTCCATGGGTCTGTCCGCGCGCTGGTGCTGGCACCTCGGGTCAGGGCCTTCGTGGACTGGACATGACCGCGGCTGCAGGCAGGGTCTCCCCGCTGGTGACTGCCCGGGCGTAGCGGGCGGCCATGCCTGCGGCGATGCGCCAAGCGATGCCGACCGTAAGGGCAGGGCAATACACTGTTTGACCGGGCGCCGACCCGTCAGGCGATGCCTTCGCCGGCCAGGGCGAGCTGACGGATTCCCGGGCAACAGGCAAAAAAAACCGCCGACGTCAGCTACTGCACGTGCGGCGGGTCACAGTGGTGATGGCGGCCTTCGGGCGTGCGCATCAGCAGCAGCATCCTTTGCCATCCATCCATCCACGGGAGGGCATCATGCCTCCCTTCAAGCGGTTGTCCCCACAACCAGCTTGCTGCGCGGCTTTGCAGCTGCGCTTCCCCCATCGATGGTTCGATCCTAACGAAGTTTTTACCGGTGTGTAATCGGAAAAATTCCTAGATCCTGATTTATCTGGGCCATGGGTGGATCACATGGGTTGCCGCAGGATCCGCTGGCGTGCGTCGACGGCTGGCAGGGCATCCAGATCCGGATCGGGTCCGCTGCGCAGCAGGACCCGGATATGGGCGCCGTCGCCGCCGGGATAGAGTCGAAAGCGGCCGCCGATGGCCGTGACGCGGTCGTGCATGCCCTGCAGTCCGCGTCCTTGGCGCGAGCCTTCGGGGGGCAGGCCGATACCATTGTCGCGGATGTCCAGGATCGCGACGATGGCCGGACCATGACGGCGGACCCGCAGGGTCAGCCGAAACACGCTGGCCCGGGCATGCTTGACCGTATTGGTCGCACTTTCCTGTGCGATCCGGTACAGGGCTACCCGTGCTTCGTCATCCAGTGCATCCGGATCACCCTGAAGTTCCGGAAGGTAGGCCACATGGGCGACCTGCAGCAATTCGCGAATCGGCCCGTCAGCCAGGGCCCGATACAGGCCGAATTCGTCCAGCACGGCAGGGTGCAGATTGTTCAGTACATGGTGCAGTGACTTGCGCATCTGGCCCAGAATGCCGTGGATGGCCGCGCCGATGTCCTGCAATCCGGCCTGCTGCAGGCGAAAGCGGGCCAGCTGTACATGGGTCTGGATGGCCGTCAGGTTCTGGCCCAGTTCGTCATGCAGTTCGGCAGCAAGGTAGCGGCGTTGGCGCTCTTCACTGTGCAGATTGCCGCGAGCCGCATGGCGCAGCTCTCTGGCCAGCTGGTCGAGCTGCTGGTTGGCGGAGGCCAGGCGATGGTTCTGTTCGGCCACTTGCTGGCCACTGTGGCGCAAGGCGTCGCTGGCGGTGCCCAGCATCAGTGCGCCGGTGCCGGTGACGGCCAGAAACAGCTGCGAGGTCGCATTGACCTCGCTGCCGGTGCCGAACAGTCCGGCCAGGGCGATATCCAGGCTGGACAGGATCAGAGTCAGGCAGGCGCCGCGCCAGCCGTGGCTGAAGGCAAAAAACAGCACCGGCGCCAGCGAAAGGACTCGGGCAAACTGGGGCAGCGGCGGCGGCAGCGTCATCAGAGTGGCCAGGATCAGCAGGCAAGGCATCAGCAGGATCAGGCTGTGACGCAGCAAGGCCTTCAGTTCCGCATGTGAAGCCGGCGTGCCGAAGGCCATGATCAGGGCCGGCACCACCAGCAGCGAGCCGATATAGCTGCCCAGCATGGCACGCGTGAAGGGGGCGATGCGGTCAAACCATGGGACGGCTGCATGGGCAGTTGTCGGCGGACCCAGCAAGGCACTTCCGATGGTGGCGACTATGACGGTCAGCACTGTCAAAAGAAGCAATTTGACGGCGATTTCGGGATGATCCATCGAGCTGCGGATACCGAAGCGACGGCCGATGTATACGCAGGCCATCATCAGCAGCGGTTCGGGCAGATAAGTCCGGGCCAGGATGTCCCAAGGAGTGCCATTGGAGTAGTGATGGCCCGCCGCAACCAGCAGTTCGCCGCCGAGCAGCCATGGCCAGACCCGGGGTGGGGTGATCAGCAGGACGCCAAGGCGCAGGCCGAAGGGCAGGATCCAGTAAGGCTGTTCGGCGATGCGCAGCAGCAGCCACAGTGACAGATAGGCGATGACCAGAGCCGAATACAGCCAGCGGGCTGGCGGGGTAATAGGGGATGCATGCATGGTGGTCGATGTTACGCGATCCGGTGTCAGCGACGGCAAGCCCTGTCTCGGGTCCGGTGGCTGGCGGACCGAGGGCCGGCATGACTGCAAAGAGGTGACCGGCCGGCACCGCATATCTGGATGCAATATCTCTGGCGGCCGGGCGTGATTTAGCGGGTCGTCTCTAGGCGGGACCGCTGAATGGCTCTACAGTGGGCTGATGTACAGCATTGTGTTGATAGATGACCACGCCATCGTCAGGGAAGGTTTCAAGCGCCTGATCGAGCAGGAATCGGGGATCGAGGTGGTCGCCGAGTGCGCCAGTGCCGAGGAAGGGCTGCAGGCCGTGTCGCGATTGCGGCCCGATCTTGTTGCCCTGGATCTGACGATGCCCGGGGGCAGTGGCTTGTCGATGATAGAGCGGTTGCTGGAATGCGCGCCGCAGTGCCAGATCGTGGTGCTGAGCATGCATGACAGCGAGCCCTATATCT is part of the Frateuria aurantia DSM 6220 genome and encodes:
- a CDS encoding glutathione binding-like protein, which translates into the protein MHAETDPQIRADLDKAMAKHRAERTLQRLESHLQNHDWLALERPTIADCAVCPYVLPTPEGGMDLEPWPAILAWMPRIKELPACCAPG
- a CDS encoding MASE1 domain-containing sensor histidine kinase; the protein is MHASPITPPARWLYSALVIAYLSLWLLLRIAEQPYWILPFGLRLGVLLITPPRVWPWLLGGELLVAAGHHYSNGTPWDILARTYLPEPLLMMACVYIGRRFGIRSSMDHPEIAVKLLLLTVLTVIVATIGSALLGPPTTAHAAVPWFDRIAPFTRAMLGSYIGSLLVVPALIMAFGTPASHAELKALLRHSLILLMPCLLILATLMTLPPPLPQFARVLSLAPVLFFAFSHGWRGACLTLILSSLDIALAGLFGTGSEVNATSQLFLAVTGTGALMLGTASDALRHSGQQVAEQNHRLASANQQLDQLARELRHAARGNLHSEERQRRYLAAELHDELGQNLTAIQTHVQLARFRLQQAGLQDIGAAIHGILGQMRKSLHHVLNNLHPAVLDEFGLYRALADGPIRELLQVAHVAYLPELQGDPDALDDEARVALYRIAQESATNTVKHARASVFRLTLRVRRHGPAIVAILDIRDNGIGLPPEGSRQGRGLQGMHDRVTAIGGRFRLYPGGDGAHIRVLLRSGPDPDLDALPAVDARQRILRQPM